Genomic segment of Saprospira sp. CCB-QB6:
TTCGCCGGCCAGCATTTCGGCAGGGATTTGTTTATTGAGGCGATTGGCTTGAGCTTCTTGGCCAGAGCTCATGAGGAGCAGGGCCTTTTTTTGTCTTTTGCGGAGACGGTAGCGATTGCCTACGAGTTCGGAGGCTGATTTTTCGGCATAGCCGCGGTCCAATAAAAAGGAGAGATCCCGAACGGCCTCTTGTAGGCTCCAGAGTTGGGTTTGTTGTCCAAATAACTGTTTATCCTGAGGGTGTTTTCCTCTATGTTTCATTTTCTTATTTCAAGGGGTTATATAAAAAGTGGGGGGAATAGTTGGGCGCCCGCAGGGCGTTTTTCTTGCGGAGCAACTTTCATTTGGCCACAACAAGCCCTTTAGGGCGCAGTTCGACGACCAAAGGGAGTAACCGATGTGGAACAGTGGCCGAAGGCCAGACCAAGGCGCTTTGCGCCGGAGGGCCGAGCAACCCGACCAACGGGAGCCGACGTAGCGCCCGCAGCAAAGCTGCGGGAGGCCTCAAACCTTAATACTTAATACCGACCGACTTATAGATAAAGTGTAGCAGCCAGGCGGGGCCCACTAATAAAAACTGAAGATCTTCGATAAAAGAGGGTTTGGCGCCTTCAATTTTGTGGCCGATAAACTGGCCGATCCAGGCGATAAAGAAGATGCCAAAGGCCAGCCAACCGTAGGCGATGCCCCAGCTAGCGCTGGCTTGGGCCAGATAATGGTTGCCGTATAAAAGGCCTAGGCCGATGGGCACAAAGCCGATAAACATGGGGATAGAGAGGCGTATATAGTAGATAAAAGTGAGGCCGACTAAGAGGCTGGCCCAATTGAGGAGGGGCGAGGGGGCGCTTCCAAAAAAGGGAATACTGTAGAGCAGTCCCATTAGGCTAAACATGATACTGGGCACGCAAATCCAGTGAATAATTTTGTTTGTTGCATTTTGGTGGCTTTCGCCATATTTGTTTAGCAGAGAGTCAATCAGTCGTTGAGGCATATTTTAGCTATTGAGGAGGTAAATACTGGCATTGAGGAGGGCGGCAAAGCTGACCCAAGCCAGGTAGGGGAATAGGAGGTAGGCGGCTCTAGTTTGTAGGGCCCAAAATAGGCGGATGCAATAAAAAATGCAGGCCCAAAGCAGGGCAATTTCGATTAGAGCGGCGGCGGGAGATTGGGCAAAAAAGAAGAGAAAGGACCAGAGTCCGTTTAGGCCCAATTGGAGGAGGAAAAAAAAACGAGCCTTTTGGGTGGGTTTATTCTTTTGGCCTTCTATATCGGCCCAGGCGATTGCCATGAGGGTGTAGAGTAGGGTCCAGACGGGGCCAAAAAGGTAATTTGGGGGATTAAAGCTGGGTTTTTGGAGTTGAGGATACCACTCGCTCAGGCCTTGGGCGGTTGCCCAGCCCCCTAGGGCCGCTACTCCAAAACAGAGGAGTAGGGCCAAAAGTAGACGTTGCCAAAAGGACCAAGCTTTCATTTAGACTTGACGTATTTTTAGTTCTTCATAATAGGCGCCCCAGTAGGCATCTTTATGGGCTTGGGCATCTTCCAAGCTATCAAAGATGAGGGCTTTCATGGGGAGGCTACTATAATTGTATTTTCCCATGAGGTATTCTTCTTCGGTTCCGTTGAGGCGATAGAGGACAAAGCCGGGGCGTTTGAAGCGGTAGACCATTTCCTCCATTTCGCGCATTCTTTTGTGCAGGGGATCTTCGGTAGAGATCGTTTCATCTTGGATGGTGGCCAGTGAAATGCGAATTTCTTCGCTGCTTTCCTTTTTGATGACCACTTCTTCTGTTGCTCTTGGCGTTTCGGGGGCTGTGGCCTTACCAGCTTGATAGCCATCAAAGTAAATTTGTTCTAAGATGGGGATTAGGACTTCCGGGGCCATTTGGGCCAAGGCGAGCAAATCAATTTCTTGCTGGCCAATTTTTAGTTGATGATCTTTCTTCATTAGGATTTTATACTGGTTAATCCATTAAACTAAGCTTTTTGTTTAAAAAATGGATCATTTGGGGCATAAAAAAAGCCAGTCCGAAGACTGGCTTATATTGCTAATTATTTTTTATGGTTTGATTAGGCGCAAATTGCGGACTATACCATTTTGTTCTAAGCGGATAATATATTGACCTGCGGGCCAGTCACTAATAGTTAAACGCAGGTTTTGCCCATTTTGTTGAAAGTGTACAGGAATCGCTTGTCCTAAGCTATTAAAGGCTTGTATTTGGGCATTGTCTAGGCTTTGGGAGCTGCTAATTTCTGCCCAATCTTTGGCGGGGTTGGGGAAAAGTGTGAGTGCTGCTTGCTCGCTTTCTACAAAAAGTGTTTTTATAGCAGAGAAGCTATAGCTACCATCTTCTTCCCAGATTTTGAGGCGGAAATAATGTTGGCCAGCAGTTAGCTCTTCTTGTAGGTAGTTATAGTTTTGAGTTTCGTTTTGGTTGCGGGCGGCAATTAGGGTTTCGCTTTGCCAATCTAGGCCGTCTAGGCTGTGTAGTAGCTCAAACTCTAAAAGGTTTTCTTCTTGGGCTGTTTGCCAAGTCCATTGAGCGTTTTTCTTTTCTGTTTGATTGACCTCAAAATGAACTAAATCTAGAGGGAGAGGTGTAATTGATTCATTTATAGAGCCTAATGTTACAATGTCGCCATCTTGTAGATCAATTGTAGCAAATAAAATTTGTGTAGCGCCAACAGGAGTACCCATACGAACGGGGACATCATTATCGGCAAAACCGTCGCCATCGCGGTCAATCAAAAGGCGAAGATCGGTAAGGTCAAAGCGATTGAATTGGGCTACGTCAAAGATAATATCTACTGGTCCTAAGTCGCCAGTTTCTTGTACGCGCCAGCTTCTGTTGAGGCGAGCTTCGATAATTGTTCCATCTACATCGGTGGTGTTATTGGTACTGATATCGCCATTATTGTGGCCCCAAAGCAGAAACTCGCCATCCTCCATATTTAAGGGATTGTTGATGCGGATAAAGGAAGAACCTTGGGCATCGTCATGTAGGTTATTGGCGTCATCTCGGCCGATGCCGGCTACTTCGTGGCCATAAGTGCTTTTAAAGCTGAAGTAATCGCGGGCAATATTCATATTATATTTGGCGGCCAGGTAATTTTCGACGATAACTCTTTGGGCAGAATTGAGGGCGTAATTATACTGGATAAGTTCGGCATATTCGCCGCCAAAGTAGGTCCCGTAGTCTACATTTAGAGCGCCTAAACAGAGATCTTGGTTACTATTGGGAAGGGTCGTAGAGCTTTCGGAGGCCGTGCGAATCAGCTGTCCACGCTCATAAATCTTACTTCTTTGGTTGCTAGCGAGGTTCCCATCAAAGAGTAAAGTAGGCATATAATTAACGCCATTTGTAAAGCTGTTGCTAGTGGCAAAGCGGTTATTTTGTGTATGGACATCGGCATTTAGTTGTTGGCCGCTCCAGAAGAAAAAGGTATAGGCGTATTCAACATTGACAGTATAAGTAATGCGTTTGCCAAAAATACCGCGGGGGGTGCCGTCGATATTATTGCCGCGAACAACAGAAAAGTAAGTAAGGCCATTGCTGCCATCTAAGATATCGGCATCATTGACAATCATTTGGTCGTTGGCTCCATCAAATAGAAGGGCGGGTTGGCCATTGATATTTGAGTTGCTAACATAAGTGGGTTGGCGGCCTGCTACGCTATGGCGAGCATGGTTGGCATTGCCACTTTGGTCGGGCCAAAAGCTAATTGGGGTACCATCGGCAACTGCTGGAATGGCATCGGCGGCTAGCCAAAGACCATTATTGCTGCTATTGCCTACACCGGCGGGGCCAAATTGAGCATGAAGAAGTTGTTGGGCAAAAAGTAAAGTTAGAAGTAGGTAAAATTTCTTATTCATCATTGTTATTAGTTTCATACATTTGGTAAGACACTAGAGGGGGACAAGCGTCACAAAATGAACGGAAAAAATCATACGAATGTATAAAGCTAAAATAACCGTAAAACGCACTTATATTTTATGTGTTGATCTCTGAGTGAAATTATTTGAGGGCTTTATTATTAAAGCTGAATAAGATTTTGTATTTATGGACTTTGTCAAATATTCTTTGGACTGTTAAAGTGTAAGGATTTAATAGTTAATTAACTAACAGCTTAAATTTTTAGGAGAATGCTGAGTTTTTGGTGGCGGAGCCGCCAGCGAGCGAAGCGAGCAATGGCCCAGCGCTGCGGACTGGTGGCCGTAGGCCAGACCGAGCTTTTGAGCGTAGCGAAAAAAGCGAAGGGCCGAGCGGATAGCGAGCCAGGAAGCATAGCGGCGGCCGCCCGCCCTATTTTGGGCGGCCGCGGGCTCCAAAAAAGAATAGAGGCACTAATTGTCTACCCCCAATGATTTAATATGAAAAGATAAGCTCTTATTTTGGGGTTTGTCAAAATTCGTTCACCAAACAAAAGTTTTTAGATGAAGATTAAAAAGATCAAGCCAGAGGATTTTATTGCTGGCTTAGCTTTTCCGTTGTACAAGAAATTTTACCTTTCTTGGGAATCGGATTTGGCTGAGGAGCATGTTAGTCCAGAGACTGCAACGGATTATTTTTTGAAAGTTGATTATCAGTATTTGGATCAGCCCAAGGCTGTTCCTATTTTGGTTGTAGGTTTTATGGCTCCATCTTGGAAAAAAATTGCCAAGGATGAGTTGAAGAAGGATAAGAAGATGGTGAGTGTGGGGAAGGCTTATATTGAGGGGGGAGAAGATGGGCCGTCTACGATTTGTTTGATTGCGAGTAAGGGGACATCTAAGTCTCCTATTTTGAAGCAATTGAAAAAGGTATTAAAGAACAAATATCATTTTAAATTTGTCCAGGCAGACGGGAGTGATCTTGGAGATGACATGCAGGTTGCTGCGGGGCAAGTTGAGGCGCCTAAGGAAAACGAAAATGCCGTTGCTCAGAAACCGGTTAATGCTAAGGTTCAAAAGGCTTATGAGCAGTTAACTTCAGGGGTTTTGGATGCAAAAGAGGCCTTGAAGGATAAAGTAGTGGCTAATCTTCGGCAGTTTGTAGATAACTTTAGGAAGAAATATACGGATTTGCCAGATGAGTACAGAGAAGCTGCTCAGTACTATAATGATGTCTATACTTATATCGAAGGCATTCAGAAAGAAGAGCAACCTATAGCGTTGTTTAGTGCTGGTCGATTTAAGGAATTAGGTGGCAGTCCGGGACGTTTTTGGAGTAATGAGTATAAGAATATTTGTAAGGACTTAGAGACTTATGAAGCGGTCAAGAATGATCCAGTTGCGAGTGCGGCTTTACTTAAGCGAATCATGGCAAATATAGAAAGCTGGGAGAAAAGCTATCCGGTAGCACAGCAATCTAAAACGGAGAAAAAGCAAGCAGCTGCTTTAGCACAACTTCGCCAGCAGATTAATGCTGGACAAGCTCAAGACTTGGGGGATAGTGAATTAGCTCAGGCTGCAGCTCAGGGGACCAAAATGTTTGAGGAAAAAGCAGGCACAGCTGCTTCTTCGGAGCGTGCTGCAGAAGTATTGAATAGTACAGTAAGTGATCGGGGCCGTCAATTAGCGAGTTTATTGAAAGGAGGAAAGGCCTCTAGTTCTGATGCCTTGATGGGGGCTGTTTTACGTTGGTTGGTGGATAGTGATGACTATGCATTAGATCAAAAGTATCGGGAGGCTGTTATTGAAATTTATGGATTAAACAGCTTAGGTATTTTGGCTGATATACAAAAAGTATTTGGAGCAGAAAGCTTACAGTTCTTATATCTCAAGCAATACTATCAGAATAGCGTTTCTAACTTTGTTCGTCCAGCATTGGCCCTTGGTCTTTTGGGGAATGGCTGGTTTGCAAAAGAAGTAGGGGATGCTTTTGCCTATATGGAATCGGAGCTTTCTTCGGCTGAAATAGATACGATTTTAGATGCTAATAAGGCTAAATCGGATCGTTTTGCCGAGGCAATTAACAATAAAATTGGTGGAGAAGATAAGTATCGAGCACAAATGCAATCTCTTTCGTTACTCAAGCGAGAGGGCGATGTAAGTCAAGATTTACAAGTAATTAACAACACGACAGGCAAGAACTATACGTCTAAGGGTGATTATTATCTAATGGCTAGCTTTAAGCGTTTAGGAAATGACTTCACGGCGCTTAAGGGGGTAATTGGTTCATGGTTAGAAAACTCGACAGCAGAGGAACGTGCTGCTGTGTTGGATGCCAATAGTGAGTTTTCTAAAGCGTTGCAAAAATCGGCAGATGGTTGGATCAAAGGGTTAAAAGACAGTGAGGCTGCTTATCTACGCTCATTAATTGAGTTTTACTCAGAACCCATCCAAGGGCAAGAATCTACCCGCATCATTGATCAAATGAAGCAGTTGGCAAAACAGCAAGCTGAAAAATCGAGCTATAGTAAGCGGAAACAGAATGAGGAAATGGGACAAAAGATGCAAGATTTGCTCTTTGGAGAGAATGTAGAATCTCCGCAAGAAACCCTAATCATGAAGTTTTGCAGTGCAGAGGATTTAGCTGAATTTACTTATGCTGGAACTAGCCAGGATCGGAAAATGGCCATTTTGAATAAGGCAAAACAACAGCTTGTCCCTATTTTGAAGGAAGCGGCTATCCATGACGACTATTTAGTCAAAATTATGGATATGGTAGATAGCGATGGCGCTAGGGGAGATAATTATCGGAAATTAGAAGAGCTAACAGATGCCAGCTTTTTTGTGGCCGAAAAAGCCATGAAAGTAATTAAGGATTTGGAGGCAGATTCTAAAGAAATTGTAGCCATTAAGCAAGATATAGGAATGTTGCAGCGGCTTAAGAAAAATGCATTAGATGGCAGCTTTAAAGGGCAGACTGAAAAGGCAGAATGGAAAGTGGCTATGGCTAAACTAGGTCTTCCTCCTGATCCATCAGCAATTGAAGCAGCTCGAACGGCGGGGAATGATGAGCTGGTTGAGTTGCTGGAGTGGCAGACTAAAATTGCAGACCCTAATATTGCTCCTACAGATACAGATAGTGCTTTGGCTGAAATACTTAGTAAGCCCAAACGGCATAAAATAATGACTAAGGCAGAAATTAAAGCTGTTCAGGAGGAAGAAGAAAAGCGTAAGGATACAGCCATGTATTGGGCTGCTCGTATGGCTGAAGAACATAAGAGTGATAGCAGTGATGCCTTACTTGCTAATATTGCCTATGAGGCGCGCAACTCTGGGATCGATATGACTGAAGTCTTGGCCGAATTAGCTAAACTGGGTTATCGCATTAGCGCAGAAGTAGATGCCTTGACGTATCAGATTTTTCATGGAGATATGCCTTCGGTGGTCGACATGCTAAAACACACTCGTGATGATACTTTTCTTCAGCGCCGAGTACCTTTAGAAGAAATACAGTCTCTTACTGAAGGCGTCGATGCAAGTATTCTTCTGAAAGATTGGTTTGATTTAGATAAACTCAAGGGACAAATTGATCGTAAACGCAGTTTGGTACAACAAGCTAAAGCTATTCAGGATAAAGATCCACAAACCGCTGATGATGTAGAACAACTTCATAAATTAGAGGCACAGCTACAAGATATCAATGCTCAAATTCGATCTTTTGATATCAAAGCTGATATTCAGAAGCAATTAGACCAAACTGCTTCTGGCGATAAAATAGCCGAATTTAAAAAAGGATTTCGAGAGCAAATTGCAGCTGCCTTACAAGATAGAGCGCAGCTTGATAGCTTAAAAACAATGTTCACTCAAGCAGGAATTAACCTTAGTGATACAGAAATCCAAATGCTAGGCGCTAGCCTTAAGGGAATCTCTAATATTGAATATGAGCGCCAACTAGAAGAAGGCCTGCAATGGAATTCTTTAAGCTCCAGATCGCTACAACGAGATATGGAGTCGGCTAATTATCTTAAAGCGAGTTGGGAAGGCAAAGAGTCACTAGACTCAATGGCTACCGCAGATGCAGAGGCTCTAGCAAAAGAAGAAGCTAAATATGTAGATAATTTAGGCGAAGCTAGTGAACGACTAGAGGCTGCTCAAGAACGCTTCTTAGAAACAAAAGAGAAGTACGATGGGCGCCTTAAAATGGTAGTCTCAATAGTAGCAGGGGCAATTCTGATGGCCGTTTCTTCTATGGCTGGTATTCCTGCAGCTCCAGTTCTAATGCAAATGCTTTGGGCAATTTCATCCGCAGCCATCACAACAGTGATTAACCAAACCGTTGAGCGAATTACTAAAGGAAATAATTATGGAGGTGCTAGCGAGTTTGTCGCTCAGTTTTTGGCTGACCAAACTACTAAAATGCTTACCTTTTGGGCTGGAGTTGCACTAGACGCCATAGACCTTAATAGTATTCTATCAAATCTAGAAATGGGAATCACAGCTGGAGAAAAGGATACTCTTTTCCTTAAGCCACTCAAAGATATTCTAGTCGGTGCGCCTACCGAAATAGCAGACACTATTGCAGAGTCAATTACCACGAGCATCTTCCACGAGAAGAAAAATCCAATTACTTCTACTGTTGCTGAATTACAGACTTGGGGGACCGACTTCTTTATGAATATGCCTGCTGCTTACCTCAAAGGCTTACTTGCTGAAGGTGCAGGTAAACTTAAAGATGGCGCCCTAGATCTTATCTTTGGGGAGGGAACTGCAGATAACTTTAACTTTGATGATGCCTGGGGGGAAGATGAAGACGAAGGCACAGAAACTTATTTGGTTGCTGCCGAAAATCCTAGCCAATTCTTTAGCGCTATGGCTGCTAATATGAAAAACCCTCAGGTATATATTAACCTTGCGAATGGTATCCTCGAGGGAGAAGCAGATGAAAATCTCGACATCTCTCTGGGGACTACAATTGATAATATTATTACTGCCAAAATGGATCAATTAGCCACAGCCGATTTACCCGAGGCCGTGGAATTGCCAGATCCCGCAGAAGTGAAAGCCGAAATGATTGCTGCACTAGAAGAGGCACAAGCTAACTTTAAAGCGAATATGGCCAAACAACTAGCTAGCAAAAGTCCTGAGGAACTTACCGCTATGGGCTTGGCCAACGGCCAAGATATTTCTGAACTTTCTTTAGGCCAATTGCTCAGCATGAGCCGAAAAATCCCTCAAGAATTTGCTTCTGTAGATGAAATTCGCCAAGGTGTTCAGGCTTATATTAAACTCAATAAAGCTGAATGGACCGCTTTTGCAACCTGGATTGAAAAGGATAGCAAAGTCTACTCTATTGAGGAATACGTGAGCTTCTATCAGGCCGCAATGCCCTGCTTGAAGGATACAAAATTCCTTCAGGAAATTGTTTCTGGCCAAGTTTGGGGCAATTATACCCTAGATTTTGGTGATGGCGATGTCGAACTACAGAAATTAGGAGAAAAGTATGACTTGTCCGACATTCCAAACTATTACGAAAATTGGCTGCAGCTTCCACAAAATGCTCGAGCCTAATTCTAAAACCACCCATAATCAAATTATAAATGGAATCTATAATCAGAATGAGAGGAGCTTTAGCTAGCCTCCCCTTCATGACCGATGATAAGGAGGGACTCCTCCGCCAATGGTTGGGCCAAATGCGCCCATTCATGGAAACCGAAACTCGTCTACTCAATAGTACTGCTTTTAATCAATCAGATGTCTGCTGGGGAGTAGAATCGGAAGACCATAAACTGCTTGCTAAACGCTTTGCCGAATTTGTGAAAATAGCCGGACTTAACGAAAATGAACTTAAAGTTTTCAAAAAAGGCTTGCAAATCGCCGCAGCTCAAGGAAAGCTCCAGCTTTTTATCGAACTAGGAGAAAATCGTCAAAATACAGGCTGGGCCTTTAATGGCCAATATCCCCTGAGCCAAACCCTCAAGCTAGTCCCAGCTTCAGAACATCGCGATAAAATTGAAACATGGTACGCCCAATTCGATGCCGATGCAGCTGTCCTTTTTGGCCGTTCTCTAGCCGCCGATACCTACAGCTTCTTTGCAACAGAGCTTTTTGGCGAAACGCCTAGCCAAAATGCCGACTTACATATAGATCAAGCTAAAGCACTTAATGTTAATCCCTTACCCGATGCCTTGCTCGGCATTTTAGTAGAGGATGAACCCAACTATATGGAGAGCTTTTTCAAAATGAGCAAAACTGGATTACTAGAAATGGGGCTACGCATTCCAGCCCCAAGTTCCAAAATGATTACCAAATTAGCCCTAGTCTTAGGCAATTCAGGACTAGATGGTATGGCCGCCTATGAAGGTAGTCTTGGCAATGGCTTTGAAAAACGTTTCTTACAAATTAGTCGTCGAAGTACAGGAATTATCGCCCAAACTCAATTCGCACTGATTTAAGTTAGGGCCAGATTAAGTTAGGTTAGTTTCAAACCCTAGTAGATCAACGTTTTAGTTGCCGCTGCTAGGGTTTTTCTTTTGTAGCCTTCAGACCGCCCCAATATCCCCCCCAAATAAACAGCTCTTGACCAATATATTGATCAAGAGCTGTCTGTTAAGGGAAACAGGATGGGGAAAACAATGAGGAATTACACAATAGCCGTTCCGCCTTCTTGAATAGCCAAGCGAAGAGCATCACGCATACTACCTGTCGTCCGTATTTCATCAATAGCAATACCCAATTCAACAATTGTTTGAGCAATAGGACCAGACACTCCCGAAATCATACACTCACTCCCCATCAAACGAGCCGCTTTGGTCATCTTAATTAAGTGGTTGGCC
This window contains:
- a CDS encoding Mpo1 family 2-hydroxy fatty acid dioxygenase; the protein is MPQRLIDSLLNKYGESHQNATNKIIHWICVPSIMFSLMGLLYSIPFFGSAPSPLLNWASLLVGLTFIYYIRLSIPMFIGFVPIGLGLLYGNHYLAQASASWGIAYGWLAFGIFFIAWIGQFIGHKIEGAKPSFIEDLQFLLVGPAWLLHFIYKSVGIKY
- a CDS encoding TspO/MBR family protein, with amino-acid sequence MKAWSFWQRLLLALLLCFGVAALGGWATAQGLSEWYPQLQKPSFNPPNYLFGPVWTLLYTLMAIAWADIEGQKNKPTQKARFFFLLQLGLNGLWSFLFFFAQSPAAALIEIALLWACIFYCIRLFWALQTRAAYLLFPYLAWVSFAALLNASIYLLNS
- a CDS encoding T9SS type A sorting domain-containing protein, translating into MKLITMMNKKFYLLLTLLFAQQLLHAQFGPAGVGNSSNNGLWLAADAIPAVADGTPISFWPDQSGNANHARHSVAGRQPTYVSNSNINGQPALLFDGANDQMIVNDADILDGSNGLTYFSVVRGNNIDGTPRGIFGKRITYTVNVEYAYTFFFWSGQQLNADVHTQNNRFATSNSFTNGVNYMPTLLFDGNLASNQRSKIYERGQLIRTASESSTTLPNSNQDLCLGALNVDYGTYFGGEYAELIQYNYALNSAQRVIVENYLAAKYNMNIARDYFSFKSTYGHEVAGIGRDDANNLHDDAQGSSFIRINNPLNMEDGEFLLWGHNNGDISTNNTTDVDGTIIEARLNRSWRVQETGDLGPVDIIFDVAQFNRFDLTDLRLLIDRDGDGFADNDVPVRMGTPVGATQILFATIDLQDGDIVTLGSINESITPLPLDLVHFEVNQTEKKNAQWTWQTAQEENLLEFELLHSLDGLDWQSETLIAARNQNETQNYNYLQEELTAGQHYFRLKIWEEDGSYSFSAIKTLFVESEQAALTLFPNPAKDWAEISSSQSLDNAQIQAFNSLGQAIPVHFQQNGQNLRLTISDWPAGQYIIRLEQNGIVRNLRLIKP